From the Athene noctua chromosome 22, bAthNoc1.hap1.1, whole genome shotgun sequence genome, one window contains:
- the ACOT7 gene encoding cytosolic acyl coenzyme A thioester hydrolase isoform X2, with the protein MSERGAAGPGPAAIQVSRIMRPDDANIAGNVHGGTILKMIEEAGAIISTRHCNSQAGEPCVAALARVERTDFLSPVCIGEVANVSAEITYTSRHSVEVQVNVMSENILTGAKKVTNKATLWYVPLSLKNVNKVVEVPPIQYARKEQEDEGKKRYEEQKLDRLETKQRNGDVIFPIINPEPHTVGYSQSSLIHLVGPSDCTLLGFVHGGVTMKLMDEVAGIVAARHCKTNIVTASVDAINFHEKIKKGSVITISGRMTFTSNKSMEIEVFVDADPFVDEPRERYRAVSAFFTYVSLSKEGKPLPVPQLLTETEDEKRRFEEGKGRYLQTKAKRQAQMQQAARQ; encoded by the exons ATGTCGGAGCGGGGGGCCGCGGGCCCGGGGCCGGCCGCCATCCAGGTGTCCAG GATCATGCGCCCGGACGATGCCAACATCGCGGGGAACGTCCACGGAGGGACCATCCTGAAGATGATCGAGGAGGCGGGAGCCATCATCAGCACCCGCCACTGCAACTCCCAGGCCGGG GAGCCCTGCGTGGCCGCGCTGGCGCGGGTGGAGCGGACGGACTTCCTCTCCCCGGTGTGCATCGGCGAGGTGGCCAACGTCAGCGCCGAGATCACCTACACCTCCCGGCACTCGGTGGAGGTCCAGGTCAACGTCatgtctgaaaacattttaacag GGGCAAAGAAGGTGACAAACAAGGCGACGCTGTGGTACGTGCCGCTGTCCCTGAAGAACGTCAACAAGGTCGTTGAGGTTCCCCCCATCCAG TATGCGAGAAAGGAGCAGGAGGACGAGGGGAAGAAGCGTTACGAGGAGCAAAAGCTGGATCGGCTGGAAACTAAGCAGAGAAACGGTGACGTGATCTTCCCCATCATCAACCCAG AGCCGCACACCGTTGGCTACAGCCAGTCCAGCCTGATCCACCTGGTGGGACCGTCGGACTGCACGCTGCTGGGCTTCGTGCACGGAG GTGTCACCATGAAGCTCATGGATGAGGTCGCCGGGATTGTGGCCGCCCGCCACTGCAAGACCAACATTGTCACCGCCTCGGTGGACGCCATCAACTTCCACGAGAAGATCAAAAAAG GCAGCGTCATCACCATTTCGGGGCGCATGACCTTCACGAGCAATAAATCCATGGAAATCGAAGTCTTTGTGGATGCTGACCCCTTCGTGGACGAGCCGCGGGAGCGGTACCGTGCCGTCAGCGCCTTCTTCACCTACGTCTCCCTGAGCAAGGAGGGGAAGCCCCTGCCTGTCCCGCAGCTGCTG ACGGAGACGGAGGATGAGAAGCGGCGCTTCGAGGAAGGGAAGGGCAGGTACCTCCAGACGAAAGCCAAGCGGCAGGCGCAGATGCAGCAGGCTGCCCGGCAGTGA
- the ACOT7 gene encoding cytosolic acyl coenzyme A thioester hydrolase isoform X1, producing the protein MSERGAAGPGPAAIQVSRIMRPDDANIAGNVHGGTILKMIEEAGAIISTRHCNSQAGEPCVAALARVERTDFLSPVCIGEVANVSAEITYTSRHSVEVQVNVMSENILTGAKKVTNKATLWYVPLSLKNVNKVVEVPPIQYARKEQEDEGKKRYEEQKLDRLETKQRNGDVIFPIINPDRQTKEPHTVGYSQSSLIHLVGPSDCTLLGFVHGGVTMKLMDEVAGIVAARHCKTNIVTASVDAINFHEKIKKGSVITISGRMTFTSNKSMEIEVFVDADPFVDEPRERYRAVSAFFTYVSLSKEGKPLPVPQLLTETEDEKRRFEEGKGRYLQTKAKRQAQMQQAARQ; encoded by the exons ATGTCGGAGCGGGGGGCCGCGGGCCCGGGGCCGGCCGCCATCCAGGTGTCCAG GATCATGCGCCCGGACGATGCCAACATCGCGGGGAACGTCCACGGAGGGACCATCCTGAAGATGATCGAGGAGGCGGGAGCCATCATCAGCACCCGCCACTGCAACTCCCAGGCCGGG GAGCCCTGCGTGGCCGCGCTGGCGCGGGTGGAGCGGACGGACTTCCTCTCCCCGGTGTGCATCGGCGAGGTGGCCAACGTCAGCGCCGAGATCACCTACACCTCCCGGCACTCGGTGGAGGTCCAGGTCAACGTCatgtctgaaaacattttaacag GGGCAAAGAAGGTGACAAACAAGGCGACGCTGTGGTACGTGCCGCTGTCCCTGAAGAACGTCAACAAGGTCGTTGAGGTTCCCCCCATCCAG TATGCGAGAAAGGAGCAGGAGGACGAGGGGAAGAAGCGTTACGAGGAGCAAAAGCTGGATCGGCTGGAAACTAAGCAGAGAAACGGTGACGTGATCTTCCCCATCATCAACCCAG ACAGGCAGACGAAAG AGCCGCACACCGTTGGCTACAGCCAGTCCAGCCTGATCCACCTGGTGGGACCGTCGGACTGCACGCTGCTGGGCTTCGTGCACGGAG GTGTCACCATGAAGCTCATGGATGAGGTCGCCGGGATTGTGGCCGCCCGCCACTGCAAGACCAACATTGTCACCGCCTCGGTGGACGCCATCAACTTCCACGAGAAGATCAAAAAAG GCAGCGTCATCACCATTTCGGGGCGCATGACCTTCACGAGCAATAAATCCATGGAAATCGAAGTCTTTGTGGATGCTGACCCCTTCGTGGACGAGCCGCGGGAGCGGTACCGTGCCGTCAGCGCCTTCTTCACCTACGTCTCCCTGAGCAAGGAGGGGAAGCCCCTGCCTGTCCCGCAGCTGCTG ACGGAGACGGAGGATGAGAAGCGGCGCTTCGAGGAAGGGAAGGGCAGGTACCTCCAGACGAAAGCCAAGCGGCAGGCGCAGATGCAGCAGGCTGCCCGGCAGTGA
- the ICMT gene encoding protein-S-isoprenylcysteine O-methyltransferase — MMAAAAAEGRRRLGREARASLAAFLLGASVAALPVALGSSPATLAAPGLRGRLALALHVAGVNAALLLLYPRPLYKIAVRACFLGFAFGCGLLLSAGRSAWRHFGWYMCSLSLFHYSEYLVTAINNPRSLSLDSFLLNHSFEYNLAALSSWVEFTLEKLLVPELKQITWLSTVGLLMVVFGDCLRKAAMLTAGSNFNHIVQNEKSDTHTLVTSGVYGWFRHPSYVGWFYWSIGTQVLLCNPICMVGYALVSWRFFRERVEEEEITLIHFFGEEYLEYKRKVPSGLPFIKGVKVEL; from the exons atgatggcggcggcggcggcggagggtcGGCGGCGGCTGGGCCGGGAGGCCCGCGCCAGCCTGGCCGCCTTCCTGCTGGGCGCCTCGGTGGCGGCGCTGCCGGTGGCGCTGGGCTCCTCGCCCGCCACACTGGCCGCCCCCGGCCTGCGCGGCCGCCTGGCGCTCGCCCTGCACGTGGCGGGCGTGAACGCCGCGCTGCTGCTGCTCTACCCGCGGCCGCTCTACAag ATCGCCGTCCGCGCCTGCTTCCTGGGCTTCGCCTTCGGCTGCGGGCTGCTGCTCAGCGCCGGCCGCTCCGCCTGGCGCCACTTCGGCTG GTACATGTGCTCGCTCTCCCTCTTCCACTACTCCGAGTACCTGGTGACGGCCATCAACAACCCGCGCAGCCTCTCGCTGGACTCCTTCCTGCTCAACCACAGCTTCGAGTACAACCTGGCCGCCCTCTCCTCCTGGGTGGAGTTCACGCTGGAGAAGCTCCTCGTCCCAG AGCTGAAGCAGATCACCTGGCTGAGCACGGTGGGGCTGCTCATGGTGGTCTTTGGGGACTGCCTGAGGAAGGCCGCCATGCTCACAGCCGGCTCCAACTTCAACCACATCGTTCAGAACGAGAAATCGGACACTCACACCCTGGTGACGAGCGGGGTGTACGGGTGGTTCCGGCACCCGTCCTACGTGGGGTGGTTTTACTGGAGTATTGGAACACAG GTGTTGCTCTGCAACCCCATCTGCATGGTGGGCTACGCCCTGGTGTCCTGGCGCTTCTTCAGGGAGCGGGTCGAGGAGGAGGAGATCACGCTCATTCACTTCTTCGGGGAAGAGTACCTGGAGTACAAAAGGAAGGTGCCATCGGGTCTCCCTTTTATTAAAGGAGTCAAAGTGGAACTGTAA